The Alnus glutinosa chromosome 3, dhAlnGlut1.1, whole genome shotgun sequence nucleotide sequence ttgtgttttgtattttgaaaagtgaatTGTCTGTGAGATCTTTGAGTAAAATGTGCTTTcggttttgaaaagaaaaaatgattctTAGAAACCGCGACTGAACATAGCCTTGTTTCTTAGTtgagtaaaatatatatatatatatatatacacacactcaATTCTCAGGCTGTGACTGAgcttccttttatatatatatatatatatatatatattaaaaaaattaaaagaagaaaagaaaaaaagaagaagaagaaggtataGCTGAGAAATAGGACAGTGGAAGCAGACAATCACATGAACATGTTTAGTTCAAGAATTGAGGGATATAGAGTCTATTGAGATTTGAGGAGATGATCAGTTTTGAACAGTGTTACATTCAAATAATTCATTGGCTTCCAAGATCAAGGTTTTGTTTCACATGGTCATTGCCAAATATTAGAGAGCTGCCATTATGGCAGAGGTATGTCAAATTGAATTGGGATCTTGtgagagaatttatatgaaattcgTCTgtctaaataatttttaagttgttTGTCACCTATTTGGCCATATAGGTCCTACATAATTTCTCTCACATTACTTATCAGCAGCGAAAAGCATGTCGGAGGAATTTCGATTGCTCCATTCATTGATCCCaaacatttgaaattttcaagGGATGCTTTTTACTTAAATTGTGAAAATGAGGCCATAAAGAGCCTTGGATTTCACATGTCTCATGAAGTTGGCCGGTGGCTGGCCTCTCGCTTGCATGTTAATTTCACATGGTCAAAATCTACAAGCAGCAGGTTAtcatgttttaaatattttgtacatttttttccGCATTTAATCTCTAAGATTATGACACCAACTGATTAAGACACTGCATGACACTTTTTATATTGATTAGGAAGAggggggaggaggaggaggaggaggaaagaCACTGCTTGGGATATAGGGCAGCCGAagaaattttatattaattaacttGGATGCCCTTTAAGagattaatttatttcattgaCTTGGAAAACATAGCCCTGAGAtatcaaaaattataaagaggatgaagaagaaagaaagaaaggcacTGCTTGGGATATAGGGcagacaaaaataataaatttatattaaccAAGGAGAAAATATACTCCCAAACTACCGCTCCTTTTTCATATGCGCTTTGAACTACCATGTGCAACAATTGGATACGTTAAACTCCTATTGTTTGATAGAAAAGCTCATCCGGTAGTGTTAGACATTAAAATTCTTTCTAAATATCCTAACTTTTGAgcattaaaaaaccaaaattgcccctttataattattaaaaagttaATAGAAAAAAGGGGTAAATCTGAACAACATGGTAGCCAAACCACTCTCAATAAGCTTTTTGAGGTGGTTAAACCACCCCTACGGTCTGTGgggatggtttggccacccccatttctTATTTTTGGAGGTGACTTTGTATTTTGATCACTTTATAGAGTGTGTGGGTGATTCGACCatcctttaatttcttttttttttttgttttttttttttaaaaaaagattttttattttgattgttaagagagaaaaaaagaaggtatttaaaaaaaaaaaaaaataaagaaagaaagaaagataggaAAGTAGCCACGTGCAACATATATGACCATTTTTTTGGTCCATTTTTAATGTCTGCTGTTGATGAAGATGCTTTTTTGATAAAAGTTAGTAATTTGATGTATTTAAATGTCACACTTAATAGTTCataggctaaaaaaaaaaaaaaaaaaaaagaaaagaaaaaagaagagagaaacttCAATATATTTTCCTCATTAATGAACTTGGATGCCCTTAAGATATTAATTGCCTGGTATAATTAGGTCTATGGTTTATGCTGTTACAACAATTTTCATTTGCTGGTCTACTCAAGTGACACACGCAGCGTGGTTTGAACAcgtgtcccttttttttttttttttttttttctaattggatACGGCGTAGCTtgaggaagacagaaaaagatatttggtTGAGGAGCAAACTTTAAAGAGTAATTTGATAACTTTTAAATCATAGAAAGCGAtttgacaagaaaaagaaaaaagtgaatgGACCCCTTGAATAATTTTCTGGGGGCAATAGCCAATAGCAAcggtttttttgtttgtatggATGTAATATTGACAGTTGTCGGGAAGGATGTTTTGGAAATATTGGAATCATGTGATATAGATGTGATGTATATGACACTCATTTGCATAGGTTtcacattttatgtgttttggtGTAGAGTTAACGTAGGATAAtgtgacttaaaaaaaaattattttcttataagtaaggataatgcttttttttttttttaaccgatAACATGTACTATTTTTAATACTAAAAAGATCCGAAGACTCGCAACTTGAGATTGGGGGACAAGACCATAGGAATAGCATTCGGATCCTTGTCCATAGGAATAGGGCTTTCTAGACAGGTTTGTAAGTTGGCAGTTTGCACGTTGAAAACCTGGAGTTGGCACTTTTGATTAATTCTTTGAACCAATTGATATTTGATGCCTCTTCTCCTCCTTACCGCTCAGTGCTAAGTAGAAAAGTGAAATGAAGTGGCTGCTGCCAACAATTTTAAGCTCTGGGTGGAGCTCTTgatcaaaccttattttattattatttttttatataggttGGTCAAACCTTATTTAATTACTCTTCTTTGTATTTTAATGTTGAATCTCACCAAACTTTTTCAACCTAATAGCTTTCATGTATCTTGGTCAACAAAATTCATACTCAATAGTCaataccataaaaaaaaaaaaaaaaataccatcttCTCTGTTTCACTTCTCTTCGGGAATGGAATACCAgaaaccacacaaaaaaaatcatcatccCTAAGACTCTTTTATGATATTGACACCCTGACGAAAAACTAAAACGATGATTATTAATCTATTTACATCacaacaaatttatttaacataATAATGGCTATCGAGGCAATGAAAGAAGTGAGTTGGAATAACCAGATTCAATATCAGCATCCCTATCATCGCCGCCGGCTGATGATGTTGGATAAGAATGAAGGTAATACCCACAGTCTCCTTTTTTCCCGTCATATGCATCTGGGGCTTCCACTGCCTCAGGCAGGGGCACCTTCCCTTCCAAGTACCGCACCACCTGCCTCATGGTGGGGCGTGCCTTGGGTGCATTGTTGGAACACATCAAGCCTAGTTTGAGCACCACAACGGCTTCAACCTTATCGAACTCACCGCCCAACCTTGCGTCTACAACTTCAAGAACTGAACCTGCTCTCCACTTCTCCCACGCCCATTCCACCAATATGAGCTCCTCAGGCAATGCTTTAGGCTCAATGGGTCTTCTACCGCATAACACTTCAAGCAACAAAGCACCAAATGCAAAAACATCTGAGCTGGTTGTAGACTTACCTGTGCGTGTGAGCTCCGGCGCTAGATACCCCAGCGTGCCCACCACCCTGGTAGTGCTTGGATTGGAGCCGTGATTGCATAGCTTAGCAAGACCAAAGTCACCAAGCCGTCCATTTAGCTCAGAATCTAACAAAACATTCGCTGCCTTGATGTCTCTGTGAATCACAGTCTGTTCCCACTCTTCATGTAAATACAAAAGCCCTGAAGCCACACCATTGATGATCTTGAACCTTTGCTCCCAGCTCAGAATGGTTTTAGGCTCATCAAACAGGTACTTGTCCAAACTACCATTAGGCATAAAATCATAAACAAGCAACAGATCGCCTCGCTGCCGACACCATCCAAACAACTGAACCAAATTTCTATGACGAAGACGACCAATACTGCCAATCTCCGACGCGAATTCTCGCAAACCCTGTTTTGATTCATTCGAAATTCGCTTAACCGCGACTTGGGTGTTCGAATTTGGCAGAGTTCCTTTATAAACTTGACCGAACCCACCAAACCCAAGAAGCTCTTCGTCTCTGAAACCCCGTGTTGCTTTCTTGAGCTCTTCGTGAGAATATCTGTGCGGACCCACATCAAGCTCCCAGGGCTCAACCACATCAGAGTTCTTGATTTTTCTAACCATGTAAAAAGACAAGccaattaacaaaattataacCACAGAGCCTGAAACTGAAACACCGATTTTTAGGACTCTGTGATATTCTTTAGAACCTGGGAGTGAAGGGAGTTCGTCTAGATGGAGAGATTTAGCCTCTCCATTCATCTTAAAGCTCCAGCCCATGATATAGTGCGAGCTGGCGAGCAAACCCGTTGAAGCAGAGAACCCAACGTACATGGATTCTTGAAGAATTGGTGAGAGGTCCACTTCAAAGGACAAAAGTGTAGAAATTGGTTTAACAGATGAAGGGGAAAGCTTTACGTCCAACCGATTACTTGGCGAATCATATTCTATCCATGCCTGAATTACCTGACCACTCTTCAAATCAAGATCATGCTTGGAATTATTGTCATCAAAATACGCGGCCGGAACAGATTTTTTTGACACTAAGCTATTGATGTCAATGCCAACATGGTTGCCGTTGATGTCGCCGAGCTCCAAGTCCAGGACGGTGTCAAATTCCACAGCAAACATGTGGTTAGAGGAGTTGCCGACGTCGCTGGCGTTGAGTAGGCCGAGGTACTGGTTGGGTAGAGCCCCAGGAAGCCCTTTCTCGCGAGAGATTGTGAAGGCAAAGCCATGGCCGCCAAGAGAAGCATACTGAGGGCATGTGGCGAAAGCGAAGGTAGTGGAGAAGGACAAAGCTTTGCCATCGGTGGAGTTCTTGAACTGGATTGGACGCGAGTAAAACGCGTGGCCCAGTACTCGCTGCGTCACGTTTGTTAACCGAAGTATGCCATTGTCTTCGATCTCTGAAGCGCCGTTTAAGCTTATGTTGCTGGCTGCGCCACCTTTGAAACCCTTAAAGAATAGTTCGTCAAGCTGAGACTTTGCAGGATAAATGGAGAAAACCAGTAAAACCCAGAAAATTATGAGTCTTTCTGCCATGAAAACAGAATTGAGCTGAGTGAACTAGAGGATGTACAGGTGTTGTACTATGGGTGGTTGAGTTAGCGTTCAAAGATGTTTGAAGAACTGCGTTGTTCACATCTTCCTTTGGTTGGTTGAAGAATGAGGAAAGGGAAAGTGAATGAAAATATTACGGGGTTTTGGGTCCTGAAAAGGAAATCCGGTGGCATATATTTAATTTCACGTAGGATT carries:
- the LOC133863718 gene encoding L-type lectin-domain containing receptor kinase S.4-like — its product is MAERLIIFWVLLVFSIYPAKSQLDELFFKGFKGGAASNISLNGASEIEDNGILRLTNVTQRVLGHAFYSRPIQFKNSTDGKALSFSTTFAFATCPQYASLGGHGFAFTISREKGLPGALPNQYLGLLNASDVGNSSNHMFAVEFDTVLDLELGDINGNHVGIDINSLVSKKSVPAAYFDDNNSKHDLDLKSGQVIQAWIEYDSPSNRLDVKLSPSSVKPISTLLSFEVDLSPILQESMYVGFSASTGLLASSHYIMGWSFKMNGEAKSLHLDELPSLPGSKEYHRVLKIGVSVSGSVVIILLIGLSFYMVRKIKNSDVVEPWELDVGPHRYSHEELKKATRGFRDEELLGFGGFGQVYKGTLPNSNTQVAVKRISNESKQGLREFASEIGSIGRLRHRNLVQLFGWCRQRGDLLLVYDFMPNGSLDKYLFDEPKTILSWEQRFKIINGVASGLLYLHEEWEQTVIHRDIKAANVLLDSELNGRLGDFGLAKLCNHGSNPSTTRVVGTLGYLAPELTRTGKSTTSSDVFAFGALLLEVLCGRRPIEPKALPEELILVEWAWEKWRAGSVLEVVDARLGGEFDKVEAVVVLKLGLMCSNNAPKARPTMRQVVRYLEGKVPLPEAVEAPDAYDGKKGDCGYYLHSYPTSSAGGDDRDADIESGYSNSLLSLPR